In a single window of the Helicobacter felis ATCC 49179 genome:
- a CDS encoding TrkH family potassium uptake protein, protein MNKTFSTIVISYVLLALLGAFLLSLEPMRTKAIPFLDLFFTTASSVCLTGLITANPASDFSIYGQIVILTLIQAGGFGYMGLAGLLFLFIGKKVDFKNRMLLKESLDYPNMQGIIRYLKQILFFTLAIESVGALILTLHFLSHMPWHRALWAGVFHAVSAFNNAGFSIFESNLSDYRDDIVVNLTICALIILGGLGFLALRECYSYRHSPRLSVHTRIVLIATVVCLVVGVAVLLIFEWDNPKSVGHLDWPHKILSTFFISVNLRTAGFNSIDMAGLHDQSLFFSSLLMVIGAAPGSTAGGIKITTVTVLLFYAYCTLKDREVVLFQRTIPASIVKKSFLIGIIATFYIVFSAMILSATDDTQNKHFLPLLFEICSAFGTVGASTGNGGNLSFVATFSNFGKLYIIVLMFMGRVGVLVFSMALVRKGKKSSVRYPEEGVVL, encoded by the coding sequence GTGAATAAGACTTTTAGCACCATTGTTATTAGCTATGTTCTCTTGGCTTTGTTGGGTGCCTTTTTGTTGAGTTTGGAGCCAATGCGCACCAAAGCCATCCCTTTTTTAGATTTATTTTTTACCACTGCTTCATCGGTTTGTCTTACAGGTCTAATCACGGCCAATCCGGCCAGCGATTTTAGCATTTATGGACAAATAGTGATTTTGACTCTAATTCAGGCAGGAGGGTTTGGCTACATGGGTTTGGCTGGTCTCTTGTTCCTCTTTATTGGTAAAAAAGTGGATTTTAAGAACCGCATGTTGCTCAAAGAGTCTCTAGATTATCCCAACATGCAGGGCATTATCCGCTACCTCAAACAAATTTTATTTTTCACTCTCGCTATCGAGAGTGTGGGAGCTCTCATTTTAACCTTGCATTTTCTCTCACATATGCCATGGCATAGAGCGCTTTGGGCTGGGGTCTTTCATGCTGTTTCAGCTTTTAACAATGCCGGTTTTAGCATTTTTGAAAGCAATTTATCAGATTATCGGGACGATATTGTGGTCAATTTAACAATTTGCGCCCTCATTATCTTAGGAGGTCTTGGTTTTTTAGCGTTGCGCGAATGTTATAGCTACCGCCATAGTCCTCGTTTAAGTGTACACACCCGCATTGTGCTTATTGCTACAGTGGTTTGTCTTGTTGTGGGGGTAGCTGTATTGCTCATTTTTGAATGGGATAATCCCAAGAGTGTAGGGCACTTGGATTGGCCACATAAGATTTTGAGCACTTTTTTTATTTCTGTAAATTTGCGCACAGCGGGCTTTAATAGCATTGATATGGCGGGTCTACATGACCAAAGCTTATTCTTTTCTTCTCTATTAATGGTGATTGGAGCTGCTCCGGGAAGTACGGCTGGAGGCATCAAAATCACTACGGTTACGGTGCTTTTGTTTTATGCCTATTGCACTCTCAAGGATCGAGAGGTGGTGCTTTTCCAACGAACAATCCCCGCATCCATTGTTAAAAAGTCTTTTTTGATTGGAATTATTGCCACCTTTTATATTGTGTTCTCCGCCATGATTTTGAGTGCAACAGATGACACGCAAAACAAGCATTTTTTGCCCTTGTTATTTGAAATTTGCTCTGCATTTGGCACGGTGGGGGCGAGCACAGGAAATGGAGGTAATCTCTCTTTTGTGGCTACCTTTAGCAATTTTGGCAAACTTTATATTATTGTTCTTATGTTTATGGGGCGTGTTGGGGTCTTGGTTTTCAGTATGGCTTTGGTGCGTAAGGGTAAAAAAAGTAGTGTGCGTTATCCAGAAGAAGGAGTTGTTTTATGA
- a CDS encoding potassium channel family protein, with protein sequence MKTYAVLGLGKFGGHVAHGLLENGEQVIAVDINEESTKPFKGICDNLFIIDTTDINALRDTGIGSVDTAIVSIGQNVEASILSVMALKEIGVGEVIAKASTLIHGKILSKIGTDRVIYPERDAAKRLVKGLSFNPNLEVIDITNSMKIVRLNVGHAHHDITAQHFLSFFRADLKIVALKRANKWEYNADLALVLQDGDILLLFGHAKEVENFMSSKEILKFDK encoded by the coding sequence ATGAAAACTTATGCCGTTTTGGGCTTGGGAAAATTTGGAGGGCATGTAGCGCATGGCTTGCTAGAAAATGGCGAGCAAGTGATTGCAGTAGATATTAATGAAGAAAGCACCAAGCCTTTTAAAGGAATTTGCGACAATCTTTTTATCATCGACACCACCGACATTAATGCCCTAAGGGATACCGGAATTGGATCGGTGGATACGGCGATTGTGAGTATTGGGCAGAATGTCGAAGCTTCGATCTTGAGCGTGATGGCACTTAAAGAGATCGGAGTGGGCGAAGTTATAGCCAAAGCCTCTACTCTCATCCATGGCAAGATTCTTTCTAAAATTGGCACCGATCGTGTAATTTATCCCGAACGCGATGCAGCTAAAAGATTGGTTAAAGGACTTTCTTTCAACCCAAATTTAGAGGTGATCGACATCACCAATAGCATGAAAATAGTGCGCTTAAATGTCGGACACGCCCATCATGACATAACCGCACAACATTTTTTAAGCTTCTTTAGAGCCGATCTAAAAATTGTCGCGCTAAAACGCGCTAACAAATGGGAATACAACGCGGATTTGGCATTAGTCCTGCAAGATGGGGATATTCTCCTGCTTTTTGGACATGCCAAGGAAGTCGAAAATTTTATGAGTAGCAAAGAGATACTTAAGTTTGATAAATGA
- a CDS encoding thiolase family protein, with the protein MKNLHEVYVYSAKRSPIGSFNGSLSSVPATTLGSVVGVEALKASGFDSGLVDTCIVGNVISAGLKQAPARQVALNAHLPNSVGCFLINEACGSGLRAVMLGASEIALGRSRVALVGGIENMSLAPHLLMGSRGGFKMGDAKLEDSLFKDGLRDAYQYALMGDFAEGCAKNHRLSREEQDHFAKHSYEKALEAIKTQAFDSEIVPISIKSKKGEELVSLDEEPSKVNFEKGLKLKPAFDKEGTITAFNASKISDGASMLVIASKELAKDTSTKPLAKILDYNSFSHDPHLFPTAPAPAIQKLLERNHKKVSDIDLYEISEAFAVVGLLTQRELELKDTQINVHGGAIALGHPIGASGARILTTLVHALHRHDKHLGVACLCVGGGEAVAMLIERL; encoded by the coding sequence ATGAAAAACTTGCACGAAGTCTATGTTTATAGCGCGAAACGAAGCCCTATTGGGTCTTTTAATGGAAGTTTATCCAGTGTGCCAGCCACGACGCTAGGAAGTGTGGTGGGTGTGGAAGCACTCAAAGCGAGCGGGTTTGATTCTGGCTTGGTGGATACATGTATTGTAGGCAATGTGATTAGTGCGGGTTTGAAGCAGGCTCCTGCTAGGCAGGTCGCCCTGAACGCCCATTTGCCTAATTCTGTGGGTTGCTTTTTGATTAACGAGGCGTGTGGGTCTGGCTTGAGGGCGGTGATGTTGGGTGCGAGTGAAATCGCCTTAGGGCGATCTAGGGTGGCTTTAGTAGGAGGGATTGAAAACATGAGCCTAGCCCCTCATTTGTTGATGGGGAGTAGAGGGGGGTTTAAAATGGGCGATGCCAAATTAGAGGACAGCTTGTTTAAAGATGGTTTGCGCGATGCTTACCAATATGCCTTAATGGGGGATTTTGCCGAGGGGTGCGCTAAAAACCACCGCTTGAGCAGAGAAGAGCAGGATCATTTTGCTAAACATAGCTATGAAAAAGCTCTTGAGGCGATCAAGACTCAGGCTTTTGATTCTGAGATCGTGCCCATTAGCATTAAAAGCAAAAAAGGGGAGGAGCTAGTTAGCCTAGATGAAGAGCCCAGCAAAGTTAATTTTGAAAAAGGTTTAAAACTCAAGCCCGCCTTTGATAAAGAGGGCACGATCACCGCTTTTAATGCCAGCAAAATTAGCGATGGAGCGAGTATGTTGGTCATTGCTAGCAAGGAGCTAGCAAAAGACACCTCTACCAAACCCTTAGCTAAAATCCTAGATTACAACTCTTTCAGCCACGATCCCCATCTCTTCCCCACTGCGCCTGCTCCTGCTATTCAAAAGCTCTTAGAAAGAAACCACAAAAAAGTTAGCGATATTGATCTCTATGAAATCAGCGAGGCTTTTGCAGTGGTGGGACTCTTAACCCAAAGAGAATTGGAGCTTAAAGATACTCAAATCAATGTACATGGGGGAGCGATCGCGCTAGGGCACCCCATAGGAGCTAGTGGCGCGCGTATTCTCACCACCCTTGTACATGCCTTGCACAGACATGACAAACACTTAGGCGTGGCGTGTCTGTGTGTAGGCGGTGGCGAAGCAGTCGCAATGCTCATTGAGAGATTATAG